In a genomic window of Equus przewalskii isolate Varuska chromosome 4, EquPr2, whole genome shotgun sequence:
- the TAC1 gene encoding protachykinin-1 isoform X3, translating to MKILVALAVIFLVSTQLLAEEIGANDDLNYWSDWSDSDQIKEELPEPFEHLLQRIARRPKPQQFFGLMGKRDADSSIEKQVALLKALYGHGQISHKMAYERSAMQNYERRRK from the exons ATGAAAATCCTCGTGGCCTTGGCAGTCATTTTTCTCGTCTCTACTCAACTGTTGGCAGAAGAAATCGGAGCCAACGATGATCTGAATTATTGGTCCGACTGGTCCGACAGCGACCAGATCAAG GAGGAGCTGCCCGAGCCCTTTGAGCATCTTCTGCAGAGAATCGCCCGGAGACCCAAGCCTCAGCAGTTCTTCGGATTAATGGGCAAACGGGATGCTG ATTCCTCAATTGAAAAACAAGTGGCCCTGTTAAAGGCTCTTTATG gaCATGGCCAGATCTCTCATAAAA TGGCTTATGAAAGGAGTGCAATGCAGAATTATGAAAGAAGACGTAAATGA
- the TAC1 gene encoding protachykinin-1 isoform X1 codes for MKILVALAVIFLVSTQLLAEEIGANDDLNYWSDWSDSDQIKEELPEPFEHLLQRIARRPKPQQFFGLMGKRDADSSIEKQVALLKALYGHGQISHKRHKTDSFVGLMGKRALNSVAYERSAMQNYERRRK; via the exons ATGAAAATCCTCGTGGCCTTGGCAGTCATTTTTCTCGTCTCTACTCAACTGTTGGCAGAAGAAATCGGAGCCAACGATGATCTGAATTATTGGTCCGACTGGTCCGACAGCGACCAGATCAAG GAGGAGCTGCCCGAGCCCTTTGAGCATCTTCTGCAGAGAATCGCCCGGAGACCCAAGCCTCAGCAGTTCTTCGGATTAATGGGCAAACGGGATGCTG ATTCCTCAATTGAAAAACAAGTGGCCCTGTTAAAGGCTCTTTATG gaCATGGCCAGATCTCTCATAAAA GGCATAAAACAGATTCCTTTGTTGGACTAATGGGCAAAAGAGCTTTAAATTCTG TGGCTTATGAAAGGAGTGCAATGCAGAATTATGAAAGAAGACGTAAATGA
- the TAC1 gene encoding protachykinin-1 isoform X2: MKILVALAVIFLVSTQLLAEEIGANDDLNYWSDWSDSDQIKEELPEPFEHLLQRIARRPKPQQFFGLMGKRDAGHGQISHKRHKTDSFVGLMGKRALNSVAYERSAMQNYERRRK; the protein is encoded by the exons ATGAAAATCCTCGTGGCCTTGGCAGTCATTTTTCTCGTCTCTACTCAACTGTTGGCAGAAGAAATCGGAGCCAACGATGATCTGAATTATTGGTCCGACTGGTCCGACAGCGACCAGATCAAG GAGGAGCTGCCCGAGCCCTTTGAGCATCTTCTGCAGAGAATCGCCCGGAGACCCAAGCCTCAGCAGTTCTTCGGATTAATGGGCAAACGGGATGCTG gaCATGGCCAGATCTCTCATAAAA GGCATAAAACAGATTCCTTTGTTGGACTAATGGGCAAAAGAGCTTTAAATTCTG TGGCTTATGAAAGGAGTGCAATGCAGAATTATGAAAGAAGACGTAAATGA
- the TAC1 gene encoding protachykinin-1 isoform X4, which yields MKILVALAVIFLVSTQLLAEEIGANDDLNYWSDWSDSDQIKEELPEPFEHLLQRIARRPKPQQFFGLMGKRDAGHGQISHKMAYERSAMQNYERRRK from the exons ATGAAAATCCTCGTGGCCTTGGCAGTCATTTTTCTCGTCTCTACTCAACTGTTGGCAGAAGAAATCGGAGCCAACGATGATCTGAATTATTGGTCCGACTGGTCCGACAGCGACCAGATCAAG GAGGAGCTGCCCGAGCCCTTTGAGCATCTTCTGCAGAGAATCGCCCGGAGACCCAAGCCTCAGCAGTTCTTCGGATTAATGGGCAAACGGGATGCTG gaCATGGCCAGATCTCTCATAAAA TGGCTTATGAAAGGAGTGCAATGCAGAATTATGAAAGAAGACGTAAATGA